The genomic interval GCCTGCACAGCGCCAGACGAGTCGATTAAGCTTCCGACTGgctctcgccctctctctctctctctctctctctctgtgcgTAGCGTGCGCTCTTCccctcgctctctcgctcagGCTCTCTCGTGGCAACGCGCTCAGATTCATATAAATAACGCTGTATGGACAACGTCTTGAATCATAAGATCGACAACGTTCGACGTGTGCAGATCAGAGCAAAGTTCAAAACGCTGGCGAACTCAcaaattttgtattgtttaAATAACTTGTGAAGTTTTTGACTGTATTCTAGCTTGATaaacgccaaaaaaaaattcaaataaaacaaaacaaaaatagagaCAATCTTTTTGCACGGTTTAATCAGCTAAAGCAAACAAACTAAGAACAATAAGCTAGGCTAGTCAGCCGCttaaattatataacaaaAGTATTTAATGGATTTTAAGTGTCAGTGACTCGATCATAACCACAAGAAAATatagacaaaaaaataaataaaaaacgaaaaagagcaacaaaaagctaaatataaacatatacacacacacacacacgcgtgcTGTGTGTTGCTGTATAATCAGTCAATAACAACTGGTGATAATAAAAGaacttacaacaacaacagcaacaacaacatctgaGCAGAGAAccagaatttaaataaaacaaaggaGCAGCAGggcccaaaaataaaaaattaataaataaataaattcgcGTTGATATCATTCGTGTATTTTTGTTCAATTACACGGCATACAAATGGCAGCCTACCTGGATCCTACCGGccaatattaataacaatatctAGCTGCCTTAAGAATTACACGAATTCTCAGCCATGGCCGCCTACCTGGATCCCACGGGCCAATACTAAAGCTTGCACTTTTCCAAAACGAATTCGATTTACACAAAAGAAAGGCTACAAAATGTCGCTGGCATTGGATCCCACTGGCACCTACTAGCATTGCAGGCTTTGGTCACACTTTTTgctagcagcagcaacaacagcaacagcaacagcaacatgctCGATCTGGATCCAACGGGCACCTATCGGCGGCCGCGTGAGTCGCGTGACACGCGCCacaagcagcggcagctggcgCTGGATCCTACCGGGCAGTACTAGGcgccgccacgcccacacatcCAAACACCGCCTTTGCCTTAtccaaaaaacaataacaacaacaataacaacaacaaaaaactatcCAAAATTCTGGACATGATTGGGGGCGCGCGTTGGTTGCGCCTGCGTGGCCGCGAGGAGACTTCCAGCTGCCGGCGCCGCAGAAAGTAGCCAGCCAcaattttctttgtatttagtacttttttttatatatatgcataattactattatacataaattattatttattattattattatttagatTAAATAACTGTTCATTGAGTtgttcacaaaaaaaaaaaaaaaaaagcaagaagCGATAATTGCTACACATATTATCCTAAATCAtggccagtgttgccaattcGGCTATTTTCCAGCTAAATTTGGCTATTAACAGAGCACAGTAGCTTATTTAGCTATCtagctatttttagctttttttaaTAGAGCCGCATTGGCAGCACTGTTCATTTCGCAtatccatacacacacatacacatacatatgttatgctacataaatatattattattatcatatatatatttatcaaaagTTTTGTTTCTGAAGAAATGCGAAAAAAAAGTATTACATTTAGTGTCATATTTATGCGCCAACATTTTCAAAAGTTTCaatcttgaaaaaagaaaaaaaaacaacgaaattacatatttatcaTTTATCTTTGTCAACATTTCTTGCAACGTT from Drosophila virilis strain 15010-1051.87 chromosome 2, Dvir_AGI_RSII-ME, whole genome shotgun sequence carries:
- the tal-AA gene encoding peptide tarsal-less AA, translating into MLDLDPTGTYRRPRESRDTRHKQRQLALDPTGQY